A single region of the Chryseobacterium culicis genome encodes:
- a CDS encoding AraC family transcriptional regulator — MKSLQFSVPADTNKSLRIQEDIMPNFYPYFHRHTETQIMWILKGHGTLAIEQNLFNFEAGDIFYLGANQSHVFRGNFEKNEKQKVHAISIFFDPHKKISAFFDLPEFEELKNFINHSEVGFQVSSKLKKNIGENIAALQKTKGVDQIIDFIRILNHLMQNRHLHIPLSSEKNLPDLISDTDKRIIDAQTFIKKNFAQNKLTLDLIAKEACMTPQAFCRSFKKRTRITYIEYLNELRVQRACRLLTASNMYSISSVAFNSGFSSLTNFNRVFKSIMKYSPKEYLKHYKEVTIDQ; from the coding sequence ATGAAGAGTCTGCAATTTTCTGTTCCTGCTGATACTAACAAGAGTCTTCGCATCCAGGAAGATATAATGCCTAATTTCTATCCTTATTTCCACCGTCATACAGAAACACAGATCATGTGGATTCTTAAAGGGCATGGAACACTGGCCATAGAACAGAATCTCTTTAATTTTGAAGCGGGTGATATTTTCTATCTGGGAGCCAATCAATCCCACGTCTTCAGGGGTAATTTTGAGAAAAATGAAAAACAGAAGGTTCATGCTATTTCTATTTTTTTTGATCCTCATAAAAAGATCTCCGCATTTTTTGATTTACCTGAATTTGAGGAGCTTAAAAATTTCATCAATCATTCAGAAGTAGGTTTTCAGGTATCTTCCAAACTTAAAAAAAATATCGGGGAAAATATTGCAGCATTACAAAAGACAAAAGGAGTAGATCAGATCATTGATTTTATCAGGATTTTAAACCATCTTATGCAAAACAGGCATTTGCATATTCCATTATCTTCAGAAAAGAATCTGCCTGATCTTATTTCTGATACCGACAAAAGAATTATAGATGCCCAGACTTTTATTAAGAAAAATTTCGCCCAAAATAAACTTACGCTAGACCTTATTGCCAAAGAAGCCTGTATGACTCCTCAGGCTTTTTGCCGCTCTTTTAAAAAACGTACCCGCATTACGTATATTGAATATCTGAATGAGCTTCGTGTACAGCGAGCATGCAGACTATTGACAGCCAGCAATATGTACAGTATTTCTTCGGTTGCTTTTAATAGCGGGTTTAGCAGCCTTACCAATTTTAACCGCGTTTTCAAGTCCATTATGAAATATTCACCCAAAGAATACCTTAAGCATTATAAAGAGGTCACCATAGACCAATAA
- a CDS encoding dihydrodipicolinate synthase family protein, with protein MSTKLNWEGIYPAVLTPFTKEGEIDFEMFALNTEAQIKAGVHGIILAGTLGEASALETEEKFELLKYAKKITQGRIPVILNLSENTTKNAVNFAQKAKEFGADGLMLLPPMRYKADNREVVEYFKAVASATDLPILIYNNPVDYGIYVTLEMFEELIEYPTIQAVKESTRDLANVTRMINRFGKRIKILGGVDTICLETLMLGADGLVAGLVDAFPNETMAMYNYAKANEYDKAVAIYRWFMPLLELDIHPKLIQYIKLAAAAEGISNPYVRAPRLELHGEEAEKVQKIIEEGRANRPVLN; from the coding sequence ATGAGTACAAAACTAAACTGGGAAGGAATTTATCCTGCTGTATTAACTCCTTTTACGAAAGAAGGTGAGATCGACTTTGAAATGTTTGCTCTCAATACAGAAGCCCAGATTAAAGCAGGAGTTCACGGAATTATCCTTGCAGGAACATTAGGGGAGGCCAGTGCTTTGGAAACTGAAGAAAAATTTGAGTTGCTGAAATACGCAAAAAAAATAACGCAGGGAAGAATTCCTGTCATTCTTAATCTTTCTGAAAATACAACCAAAAATGCTGTGAACTTTGCACAGAAAGCAAAAGAATTCGGAGCAGACGGCCTTATGCTTCTTCCGCCTATGCGTTATAAAGCTGATAATCGTGAAGTTGTTGAGTATTTCAAAGCAGTGGCTTCTGCTACAGATCTTCCTATTCTTATTTACAACAATCCCGTAGACTACGGAATATATGTTACCCTTGAAATGTTTGAGGAGCTTATTGAATATCCAACCATTCAGGCTGTTAAAGAATCAACGAGAGATCTGGCGAATGTAACCCGAATGATTAACCGTTTCGGAAAAAGGATCAAAATTCTTGGAGGTGTAGATACAATTTGCCTGGAAACCCTGATGCTTGGAGCTGATGGCCTTGTGGCAGGTCTTGTAGATGCCTTTCCTAATGAAACCATGGCGATGTATAACTACGCAAAAGCCAATGAATATGACAAAGCTGTAGCAATCTACAGATGGTTTATGCCTTTGCTGGAGCTGGATATTCATCCTAAACTTATCCAGTATATCAAACTGGCGGCGGCGGCAGAAGGAATAAGCAATCCCTATGTGAGAGCTCCACGTCTTGAACTCCATGGAGAGGAAGCTGAAAAAGTTCAAAAAATCATTGAAGAAGGTAGGGCTAATCGTCCGGTACTCAATTAA
- a CDS encoding aldehyde dehydrogenase (NADP(+)) gives MIEETSKENIDKRIQRAAEAFQFLKNTTINERAEFMNAVADQIEALGEELLAVTHAETSLPLARLTGEKARTVGQWRSYAKAVAAGIYTEPRIDLAQPEKQKGDLRKYHVGIGTVVVFGASNFPFAFSTAGGDTASAIGAGCPVIVKAHPAHPKTSQIMADAINTVVTAFGWPEGIFSHITGTSYETGAYLTQHSDIQAVAFTGSLQGGKALFDIANRRENPIPVFAEMGSINPVFAFQNLLETKAEILAKEYMASLTLGVGQFCTNPGLFIALKGNSLDRFINTLKDEILNVAPANMLHKGILESFEKHKNIAIEQPNVEIIASANTTTEDGQGHASIIKTNAQTFLNNPVLSEEVFGPFGIVVVCETIDEIREIAHQLKGQLTITVAATDEDLRDNLTLVSLLKDKCGRLLFNGMPTGVEVVYAMQHGGPFPSTTDSRFTSVGPDAVKRFVRPISFQNWPDEFLPEELKNDNPLQISRMVDGEMNSGSLKLQTT, from the coding sequence ATGATTGAAGAAACATCAAAAGAAAATATTGATAAAAGAATTCAGAGGGCTGCTGAAGCTTTTCAGTTCCTGAAGAATACCACCATCAATGAACGGGCAGAATTTATGAATGCTGTTGCTGATCAGATTGAAGCTTTGGGAGAAGAACTTTTGGCAGTTACTCACGCTGAAACGTCATTGCCTCTAGCAAGACTTACGGGTGAAAAGGCCAGAACAGTAGGACAATGGAGAAGTTATGCAAAAGCTGTTGCTGCCGGAATATATACAGAACCCAGAATTGATCTTGCCCAGCCGGAAAAACAAAAAGGAGATCTCCGAAAATACCATGTAGGCATTGGAACTGTCGTTGTTTTTGGAGCCAGTAATTTTCCGTTTGCATTTTCTACAGCGGGAGGAGATACAGCAAGTGCTATTGGGGCAGGCTGTCCTGTGATTGTAAAGGCACATCCGGCACACCCAAAGACTTCACAAATAATGGCTGATGCTATAAATACCGTTGTTACAGCTTTTGGATGGCCTGAAGGGATCTTTAGCCATATTACCGGAACATCTTATGAAACCGGAGCTTACCTGACTCAGCATTCGGATATCCAGGCCGTTGCATTTACCGGTTCTTTACAAGGGGGAAAGGCTTTGTTTGATATTGCTAACCGTCGTGAAAATCCTATTCCGGTGTTTGCCGAAATGGGAAGTATCAATCCTGTATTTGCTTTTCAAAACTTACTTGAAACTAAAGCTGAAATATTAGCAAAAGAATATATGGCTTCTTTAACGCTAGGAGTAGGTCAGTTTTGTACAAATCCGGGATTATTTATTGCATTGAAAGGGAATTCTCTTGATCGCTTTATCAACACATTAAAAGATGAAATTCTGAATGTTGCTCCTGCGAATATGCTTCACAAAGGGATATTGGAAAGCTTTGAAAAACATAAAAATATTGCGATAGAACAACCGAATGTTGAAATAATTGCTTCGGCAAACACCACAACAGAAGATGGTCAAGGACATGCTTCCATTATAAAAACAAATGCTCAGACCTTCCTGAATAATCCTGTATTGAGTGAAGAAGTTTTCGGACCATTTGGTATTGTTGTGGTATGTGAAACAATTGATGAAATCAGAGAAATCGCCCATCAGCTAAAAGGACAATTGACGATTACGGTAGCCGCTACTGATGAAGACCTACGTGATAATCTTACGTTAGTCAGCCTTCTGAAAGATAAATGCGGAAGACTGTTATTCAACGGAATGCCTACAGGAGTGGAAGTAGTTTATGCCATGCAGCATGGCGGTCCGTTTCCCTCTACCACAGATTCTCGTTTTACTTCTGTAGGACCGGATGCTGTAAAACGATTTGTTCGTCCTATTTCTTTTCAAAACTGGCCGGATGAATTTTTACCCGAAGAGTTAAAGAATGACAATCCATTGCAGATCAGCAGAATGGTGGATGGAGAAATGAATTCAGGATCATTAAAATTACAGACGACATGA
- a CDS encoding 4-hydroxyproline epimerase yields the protein MNRTFFCIDSHTCGCPVRLVAGGAPILKGNSMMERRLHFMKEYDWIRQGLMFEPRGHDMMSGSILYPPADENNDIGVLYIETSGCLPMCGHGTIGTVTIAIEEGLVVPKIPGKLRLETPAGLILIDYVQEGKKVKSVKLTNVKSFLYTENLEVECPDLGLISADVAYGGNFYAIIDPQENYRDISDFTASQLIHYGKLIRKLLNEKYEFIHPEIEHITGLSHIQWTGIPTDPKASGRNAVLVGENALDRSPCGTGTSARMAQWHAKGKLKKGEEFIHESYIGSQFIGRIEETAAVDGRSAIIPSVEGWARITGYNHIIIDDEDPYWQGFQVM from the coding sequence ATGAACAGAACATTTTTTTGTATAGATTCACATACCTGTGGATGTCCTGTACGCCTTGTTGCAGGAGGAGCGCCTATTTTAAAAGGAAATTCCATGATGGAGCGCCGGCTTCATTTCATGAAAGAATATGACTGGATAAGACAGGGATTAATGTTTGAACCCCGGGGCCATGATATGATGAGCGGAAGTATTCTGTATCCTCCTGCTGATGAAAATAATGATATCGGGGTTTTATATATTGAAACCAGCGGATGTCTTCCCATGTGCGGGCACGGAACAATTGGGACGGTTACTATTGCCATAGAAGAAGGTCTTGTTGTACCTAAAATTCCCGGGAAACTACGTCTTGAAACACCTGCAGGACTTATCCTCATAGATTATGTACAGGAAGGGAAAAAAGTAAAATCGGTAAAACTAACGAATGTAAAGTCTTTTCTGTATACGGAAAATCTGGAAGTTGAATGCCCGGATCTTGGATTAATCAGTGCCGATGTAGCCTATGGCGGAAACTTTTATGCTATTATAGATCCTCAGGAAAATTATAGAGATATTTCTGATTTTACAGCCAGCCAGCTCATCCATTATGGAAAACTTATCAGAAAATTACTCAATGAAAAGTATGAATTTATTCATCCTGAAATTGAACACATTACCGGATTAAGCCATATTCAATGGACGGGTATACCTACAGATCCTAAAGCAAGTGGGAGAAATGCGGTATTGGTAGGTGAAAATGCCTTGGACCGCTCACCATGTGGCACAGGAACTTCTGCAAGAATGGCGCAGTGGCATGCTAAAGGAAAACTCAAAAAAGGAGAAGAATTTATCCATGAAAGCTATATTGGTTCTCAGTTTATTGGCAGAATTGAAGAGACCGCAGCTGTAGATGGAAGATCAGCCATTATCCCATCAGTAGAAGGCTGGGCAAGAATTACCGGATATAATCATATTATTATTGATGATGAAGATCCTTATTGGCAGGGTTTTCAGGTAATGTAA
- a CDS encoding NAD(P)/FAD-dependent oxidoreductase yields the protein MTQNKGKALIIGAGIAGLSSAYYLLQKGWQVEILEQNDLTNNCSYGNAGMIVPSHFTPLAAPGVVAQGIRWMFDSKSPFYVKPSLNSKLISWGLQFLKHSNQKHVDHSAAAIRDLNLASSKLYNDIAETDGFDFELNQNGILMLYKTEKVAEEEIELAYKAMNMGLSVDILNKKEIQELEPHTQLDVIGGINYKCDGHMNPVKLMKQMIAYLKNNNVIFHTHHKVTGFETSGNNIKTVIANGKQFTADRFIMTGGSFLPELAQKAGLSIQLMPGKGYSLMHSPNNPLHKMEHAALLLEARVAVTPMNGQIRFGGTMELASHKEKINMKRVEGIIRSIPKYLPDFQMEIPKESEIWFGYRPCAPDGLPYLGQSSKLKNLIIAGGGGMMGLSLGPIFGKTVSELANDQKPTVEIKIFNPERFN from the coding sequence ATGACACAGAATAAAGGAAAAGCACTGATCATTGGTGCAGGAATAGCAGGATTAAGCTCAGCCTATTACCTTTTACAGAAAGGATGGCAGGTGGAGATTCTAGAACAAAATGATCTTACCAACAACTGTTCTTATGGAAATGCAGGAATGATTGTACCCAGTCATTTTACCCCATTGGCCGCACCGGGAGTTGTTGCTCAGGGAATACGCTGGATGTTTGACAGTAAAAGTCCGTTTTATGTGAAGCCTTCACTCAACTCCAAACTGATATCCTGGGGATTACAGTTTTTGAAACATTCCAACCAGAAACATGTTGATCATTCAGCAGCAGCCATCCGTGATCTTAATCTTGCAAGCAGCAAACTTTATAATGACATCGCAGAAACAGATGGTTTTGATTTTGAACTTAATCAAAATGGTATTCTGATGCTTTATAAAACAGAGAAAGTAGCAGAAGAGGAAATTGAGCTTGCCTACAAAGCAATGAATATGGGATTATCAGTGGATATTCTTAACAAAAAAGAAATTCAGGAACTGGAACCCCATACACAACTGGACGTCATTGGCGGAATCAATTATAAATGTGACGGTCATATGAATCCGGTAAAGCTGATGAAACAAATGATCGCCTATCTTAAAAATAACAATGTCATTTTTCATACCCATCATAAAGTAACAGGTTTTGAGACTTCCGGAAACAATATTAAAACTGTCATTGCCAATGGTAAGCAATTTACCGCAGACCGATTTATTATGACAGGAGGTTCATTCTTACCTGAGCTCGCTCAAAAAGCAGGTCTTTCCATTCAATTAATGCCCGGGAAAGGTTACTCATTGATGCATAGTCCCAACAATCCTCTTCATAAAATGGAACATGCTGCCTTATTACTCGAAGCAAGAGTAGCGGTAACTCCTATGAACGGGCAAATCCGTTTTGGCGGAACCATGGAACTGGCTTCCCATAAGGAGAAAATTAATATGAAAAGGGTAGAAGGAATCATCCGTTCTATTCCTAAGTATTTACCCGATTTCCAGATGGAAATACCCAAAGAATCAGAAATCTGGTTTGGATACAGACCCTGCGCTCCGGATGGCCTTCCGTATTTAGGTCAATCTTCGAAATTAAAAAATCTAATTATTGCCGGAGGTGGTGGAATGATGGGACTAAGTCTTGGACCCATTTTCGGAAAAACAGTCTCTGAACTTGCCAATGACCAAAAGCCAACGGTTGAGATAAAGATATTCAACCCTGAAAGATTTAATTAA
- a CDS encoding zinc-dependent metalloprotease: protein MKKFKLLLLVSLFPIIGFAQENRPHECKADEMMKRHFELHPKSKAEYENFEKFTKDFVKKMESNKTPLNKKVNAPTYIIPVVFHVYGESQSNVKVNYQKVVDLLQQINLNFNGINTDSNTIDSYFQPIRGTLSIEFRLAKIDPTGKATSGVVFHPFKGGYGNGGGYDAQIGTDAWDNTKYMNVYIQNDLYADKDLYQSGVAWYPDSYMTSVNTARVVYNGRYIYDAAGTVASNEFSDTFTHEFGHWLNLQHTFNVLCSTGNPGNDGDGVADTPVENNSNGLGCNSGNNCLGQKVNVENYMGYNGSSGCYKMFTNGQVNRMLAALNHPSRINLWQPANLAATGVANTPPRLTLSNSTFTENLNNNGKVSLDGTVASTPISTITLNGATFGVSNGTTLIAGTHFTSSLPAGLTATIVVTSPTTATLTINGAATSHPKSQVLNSSITFLNPAITGGATSLGSTTALALTFSYKDPYKIVTGTPLESYANPTPTTVTTNSGATWKYFIINPELSDDAGYGAWYYATNQLKFETYWKGLVCETGTRNISLIPACTTITNASNIGYPTYTPGQLDVYSPTYTTWSGKTAYVGFRNQFEGYNINGYFKLIAGANGSGYSVTEFGYNTQPYGSITTPCALPLSTADIDITNSETSVYPNPVSDVLNIKTKGKIKSIAVYDMFGRNMNAKIVGDKVDVKHFLSGTYLIDIETTLGKSSQKFIKK from the coding sequence ATGAAAAAATTTAAATTACTACTACTTGTTTCCCTATTTCCAATAATAGGTTTTGCTCAAGAAAACAGACCTCATGAGTGTAAAGCAGATGAAATGATGAAAAGACATTTTGAACTGCACCCTAAATCTAAGGCTGAATATGAAAATTTTGAAAAATTCACCAAAGATTTTGTAAAAAAAATGGAATCAAACAAAACTCCATTGAATAAAAAGGTGAATGCTCCCACCTATATCATCCCTGTGGTTTTTCATGTGTATGGAGAATCTCAGAGTAATGTAAAAGTAAATTACCAAAAAGTAGTTGACTTACTGCAACAAATCAACTTAAATTTCAATGGAATCAACACTGATTCAAACACTATAGATTCTTACTTCCAGCCTATTAGGGGCACATTAAGTATTGAATTCCGCTTAGCTAAAATTGATCCAACAGGAAAAGCAACAAGCGGAGTGGTATTTCATCCTTTCAAAGGTGGATATGGCAACGGTGGCGGATATGATGCACAAATTGGCACAGATGCCTGGGATAATACAAAGTATATGAATGTGTATATACAAAATGATCTATATGCTGATAAAGATTTATATCAATCAGGTGTTGCCTGGTATCCGGATTCATACATGACTTCAGTAAATACAGCCAGAGTTGTTTATAATGGCCGTTATATATATGATGCTGCAGGAACTGTGGCTTCAAACGAGTTTTCTGACACATTCACTCACGAATTCGGGCATTGGTTAAATCTTCAACATACCTTTAATGTTCTTTGTTCAACGGGTAACCCTGGTAATGATGGTGACGGAGTTGCTGACACCCCTGTAGAAAATAATTCTAATGGATTAGGATGTAACTCTGGAAATAATTGTCTTGGACAAAAAGTGAACGTTGAAAACTATATGGGATACAACGGCTCTTCCGGTTGTTATAAAATGTTTACCAATGGACAAGTCAACAGAATGTTAGCCGCATTAAACCACCCTTCAAGAATAAATTTATGGCAGCCCGCAAACTTAGCAGCAACCGGTGTTGCCAATACTCCGCCTAGATTAACTCTTAGCAACAGTACATTTACTGAAAACTTAAACAATAATGGTAAAGTATCATTAGATGGAACAGTAGCATCTACTCCAATCTCAACCATTACCCTAAACGGAGCAACATTTGGCGTATCGAATGGAACAACTCTTATTGCAGGAACCCATTTCACTTCTTCATTACCCGCAGGACTAACAGCAACGATAGTCGTTACAAGTCCTACTACTGCAACACTTACTATAAATGGTGCGGCAACCAGTCATCCTAAAAGCCAGGTTCTCAATTCATCAATTACGTTCCTTAATCCAGCCATAACAGGAGGTGCAACATCATTAGGATCCACAACAGCTTTAGCATTAACTTTTTCTTATAAAGATCCTTATAAAATAGTTACCGGAACTCCTCTGGAAAGTTATGCCAATCCAACACCAACAACAGTAACAACTAACTCTGGAGCAACCTGGAAATATTTTATCATTAACCCGGAGCTTAGTGATGATGCTGGGTATGGTGCCTGGTACTATGCTACCAATCAATTAAAATTTGAAACCTATTGGAAAGGATTAGTATGCGAAACAGGAACCAGAAATATTAGCCTAATTCCAGCCTGCACCACCATAACGAATGCCAGTAATATAGGTTATCCTACTTATACTCCTGGACAACTTGATGTCTACAGTCCTACATATACTACCTGGTCTGGCAAAACCGCTTATGTTGGTTTTAGAAACCAATTCGAAGGCTACAATATTAACGGCTATTTCAAACTGATTGCTGGGGCCAATGGATCAGGTTATTCTGTAACTGAGTTTGGCTACAACACACAACCATATGGCAGTATTACAACACCTTGTGCATTACCATTATCCACTGCAGACATTGATATAACAAACTCAGAAACATCCGTCTATCCAAATCCGGTTTCTGATGTATTGAATATTAAAACAAAAGGGAAAATTAAATCAATTGCTGTTTATGACATGTTTGGAAGAAATATGAATGCTAAAATTGTTGGTGATAAGGTGGATGTTAAACACTTCCTAAGCGGAACTTATTTAATTGATATTGAAACCACTTTAGGAAAATCTTCCCAAAAATTCATTAAAAAATAG
- a CDS encoding GNAT family N-acetyltransferase produces MHYKNDTITIREFTPEEFPLFSGLFENENVTRYLPYKTPEEYKEMFDKALSDYTEGTFSRWGIFNTQNQDFVGMCLARIFLDHPEQLEIGYTLGEEYWGKGLGTEVCKALVDYCSSLNSQKDIVAVTDLDNIGSQKVLLKSGFSRIENLIREDRELAYFILEKG; encoded by the coding sequence GTGCATTATAAAAACGACACCATCACCATCCGCGAATTTACTCCCGAAGAATTCCCTTTATTTTCTGGTCTTTTTGAAAATGAAAATGTTACCAGGTATCTGCCTTACAAGACTCCGGAAGAGTATAAAGAAATGTTTGACAAGGCATTATCTGATTACACAGAAGGAACCTTCAGCAGATGGGGAATATTTAATACCCAAAATCAGGATTTTGTAGGAATGTGCCTCGCAAGAATCTTCCTTGACCATCCGGAACAACTAGAAATCGGCTATACCTTAGGAGAAGAGTATTGGGGTAAAGGACTTGGAACTGAAGTTTGTAAAGCTCTTGTTGATTATTGTTCTTCACTGAATTCTCAGAAAGATATTGTGGCTGTTACCGATCTTGATAATATAGGATCTCAAAAAGTACTTTTAAAAAGTGGCTTCAGCAGAATTGAAAATCTGATACGAGAGGATAGAGAACTGGCTTACTTTATATTGGAGAAAGGGTAA
- a CDS encoding RrF2 family transcriptional regulator gives MMSKRCKYALKAMVRLARNYNQGFLPTSVIAQDENIPKKFLEQILLELKRAKLVNSKQGKVGGYYLLKSPDDVSLADIYRIFDGPIALTPCVSLNFYEACDDCVDEAVCYLRKELMIVREKTRTSMMEATLTKFINNN, from the coding sequence ATGATGTCGAAACGTTGCAAATATGCGCTTAAAGCAATGGTCAGATTAGCAAGGAATTATAACCAGGGCTTTCTGCCAACCTCCGTTATTGCACAAGACGAAAACATCCCCAAGAAATTTCTGGAACAAATTCTTCTCGAACTTAAAAGAGCCAAACTGGTCAACAGTAAACAAGGCAAAGTAGGAGGGTATTACTTACTGAAATCACCCGACGATGTCTCATTAGCAGACATTTATCGTATTTTTGATGGGCCTATTGCTCTTACGCCATGTGTATCTCTAAATTTTTATGAAGCATGCGATGATTGCGTAGATGAAGCGGTCTGTTACTTAAGAAAAGAATTAATGATCGTTCGTGAAAAGACCAGAACAAGCATGATGGAGGCCACTCTGACTAAGTTTATCAATAACAATTAA
- a CDS encoding phosphoadenylyl-sulfate reductase, with protein sequence MNNSLENEYENLVKEASEASFQTNGLQILTERFPGEVIFSTSFSYEDQVITHLIKDLTIEIFTLDTGRLFEQTYETWTSTKAFFKKNIKAYYPDTEELRAFVTENGPDSFYQSVEKRKACCTIRKVHPLRKALEGYKVWVTGLRSEHSPNRQNMPQLEWDPDNRIIKFHPILHWTTEQVTAYVKDHHLPYNHLHKKGFVSIGCAPCTRAIKEGEDFRAGRWWWEDANKKECGLHIHQ encoded by the coding sequence ATGAACAACAGTCTGGAAAATGAATACGAAAATCTTGTAAAAGAGGCTAGTGAAGCTTCTTTTCAAACGAATGGACTGCAAATACTGACCGAAAGATTCCCGGGAGAAGTTATCTTTTCAACCAGTTTCAGTTACGAAGATCAGGTGATCACTCATCTGATAAAAGATTTAACTATTGAAATATTCACACTTGATACCGGAAGACTTTTTGAACAGACCTACGAAACCTGGACCTCCACAAAAGCTTTTTTCAAAAAGAATATCAAAGCCTACTATCCGGATACGGAAGAACTCAGAGCATTTGTCACAGAAAATGGTCCGGATTCATTCTATCAGTCCGTAGAGAAAAGGAAAGCATGTTGTACCATCCGAAAGGTTCATCCTCTGAGAAAAGCACTGGAAGGCTATAAAGTATGGGTTACAGGCCTGAGGTCAGAACATTCTCCCAACAGACAAAATATGCCCCAGCTGGAATGGGATCCGGATAACAGGATTATCAAATTTCATCCTATTCTACACTGGACCACAGAACAGGTGACAGCCTATGTAAAGGATCATCATCTGCCCTACAATCATCTTCATAAAAAAGGATTTGTAAGCATAGGATGTGCGCCCTGTACCAGAGCCATCAAAGAAGGAGAAGATTTCAGAGCAGGCCGTTGGTGGTGGGAAGATGCCAACAAAAAAGAATGCGGTCTGCATATTCATCAATAA
- the cysD gene encoding sulfate adenylyltransferase subunit CysD has translation MSIHQFNYLDQLEAESIYILREVAGQFERPALLFSGGKDSIVLAHLAKKAFFHGKIPFTFVHVDTGHNFPEVLDFRDQLVKQLEVNLAVRKVEDTIKSKKLTEAKGKFPSRNWLQTYTLLDTIEEFEFDACIGGARRDEEKARAKERIFSVRDEFGQWDPKLQRPELWNIFNGKIHKGENVRIFPISNWTELDIWNYIRREKIALPSIYFSHEREVVDFNGQWLANSSHVFLEPEDIITTKKIRYRTVGDMTCTAAVESNAVTIDAVIDEIVATRISERGETRIDDRVTEAAMEDRKKGGYF, from the coding sequence ATGTCAATACATCAGTTCAATTATTTAGATCAGTTAGAAGCTGAATCTATTTATATATTAAGAGAAGTAGCGGGTCAGTTTGAACGTCCTGCCTTATTATTCAGTGGAGGAAAAGACAGTATTGTGCTGGCTCATCTGGCCAAAAAAGCATTCTTCCATGGCAAAATACCGTTTACCTTTGTTCATGTAGATACCGGACACAACTTTCCGGAAGTGTTGGATTTTCGTGATCAGCTGGTAAAGCAGTTAGAGGTCAATCTGGCGGTAAGGAAAGTGGAAGACACGATAAAAAGTAAAAAATTAACGGAAGCCAAAGGTAAATTTCCAAGCAGAAACTGGCTGCAAACCTATACACTTCTTGATACGATTGAAGAATTTGAATTTGATGCCTGTATCGGAGGAGCCAGAAGAGATGAGGAAAAAGCAAGAGCAAAAGAAAGAATATTTTCCGTCCGTGATGAATTCGGGCAATGGGATCCTAAACTTCAGCGTCCCGAGCTATGGAATATCTTCAACGGAAAAATTCACAAAGGAGAAAATGTAAGAATTTTCCCAATCAGCAACTGGACTGAGCTTGACATCTGGAACTATATCCGCAGAGAGAAAATTGCACTTCCTTCCATTTATTTTTCGCATGAAAGAGAAGTGGTAGACTTTAACGGTCAATGGCTTGCCAATTCCTCACACGTCTTTTTAGAGCCGGAGGATATTATCACCACCAAAAAAATACGTTACCGAACTGTAGGCGATATGACCTGCACTGCTGCTGTAGAATCCAATGCTGTAACCATTGATGCGGTAATCGATGAAATTGTAGCCACCAGAATTTCAGAACGCGGAGAAACCAGAATTGACGACAGAGTGACAGAAGCCGCCATGGAAGACAGAAAAAAAGGAGGCTATTTCTAG